Proteins found in one Pseudomonas sp. P8_241 genomic segment:
- a CDS encoding efflux transporter outer membrane subunit: protein MPCLARINRLLLCGTAVLGGCVQLGPDFQSPAQPWVEHWNTPALELANQKHAQPDSRQWWQVFADPVLNQLIAEADAHNADLRVAGLRVMESRAQLGIAQSGRFPQLQQASADSLYLDRNQSGGTNPQDTNFWQHSAGFDIGWELDFWGRFSRAIESADASWFAAQANYENVLVLLHAQLAQTYYALRTAEARLNIARSNAKLQKRSYEITERLFKSGAEAELDLQQAKTQYLGTLSTIPDFESQVASFRNALSTLVGRPPGAFPELNNNTGLVPLLGTAILQDVPANLLVRRPDVRAAELQVAAQSALIGVAEADLYPSISLLGSIVWSTSSLKGASDTLDLVGGPSFRWDIFDHGRITNNVRVQDARLQQLIVVYQDSVRQAAREADDAATGLIKALERDRILAEASIAADRSVTLANAQYREGYSDFQRVLDAQRALFAQQDIYLVNRGTAVNNLIALYKALGGGWYSDQPMIDSATRQQMQQRTDWGDLLDEPKEATP from the coding sequence ATGCCTTGCCTTGCTCGCATCAATCGGTTGCTCCTGTGTGGCACCGCCGTCCTCGGTGGCTGCGTACAGCTGGGCCCGGACTTTCAGTCGCCGGCCCAGCCGTGGGTGGAACACTGGAACACCCCGGCCCTGGAGCTCGCCAACCAAAAGCACGCGCAACCTGACAGCCGTCAATGGTGGCAGGTGTTTGCCGACCCGGTGCTGAACCAGTTGATTGCCGAAGCGGATGCCCACAACGCCGACCTGCGGGTTGCGGGTCTGCGGGTGATGGAATCCCGCGCACAACTGGGTATCGCCCAGAGCGGTCGCTTTCCGCAACTGCAACAGGCCAGCGCCGACAGCCTGTATCTGGATCGCAATCAATCAGGGGGAACGAACCCTCAGGACACGAATTTCTGGCAACACAGCGCCGGTTTTGATATCGGCTGGGAGCTGGATTTCTGGGGCCGTTTCAGTCGTGCCATCGAGTCAGCCGACGCGTCCTGGTTTGCCGCGCAGGCCAACTATGAAAACGTCCTGGTGCTGTTGCACGCGCAATTGGCGCAAACCTACTACGCCTTGCGCACCGCCGAAGCGCGCCTGAACATCGCCCGCAGCAACGCCAAACTGCAAAAACGCAGCTATGAGATCACCGAGCGCTTGTTCAAAAGCGGGGCCGAAGCCGAGCTCGACCTGCAACAGGCCAAGACGCAGTACCTGGGCACTCTGAGTACCATTCCCGATTTCGAGAGCCAAGTGGCAAGTTTTCGCAATGCCTTGTCCACCCTGGTCGGCCGTCCACCCGGCGCATTCCCTGAACTGAACAACAACACCGGACTGGTGCCGCTGCTTGGCACGGCCATCTTGCAGGATGTCCCCGCCAACTTGCTGGTACGACGCCCGGACGTTCGCGCAGCCGAGTTACAAGTGGCGGCACAGTCGGCGCTGATCGGTGTTGCCGAAGCCGACCTGTACCCCTCGATCAGCCTGCTGGGCAGCATCGTCTGGTCCACCAGTTCACTCAAGGGCGCTTCCGATACCCTCGACCTGGTGGGGGGGCCGAGCTTTCGCTGGGATATCTTCGACCATGGCCGAATCACCAACAATGTTCGCGTGCAGGACGCACGCCTGCAGCAGTTGATCGTCGTTTATCAGGACAGCGTACGCCAGGCCGCGCGCGAGGCTGACGATGCCGCGACTGGTCTGATCAAGGCGCTGGAGCGCGACCGTATCCTCGCCGAAGCATCGATCGCCGCCGACCGTTCGGTGACTCTGGCCAATGCCCAATACCGCGAAGGCTACTCGGATTTCCAACGCGTGCTCGATGCCCAGCGCGCCTTGTTCGCCCAGCAAGATATCTATCTGGTCAACCGTGGCACCGCCGTGAACAACTTGATTGCCCTCTACAAGGCATTGGGCGGTGGCTGGTACAGCGACCAGCCAATGATTGATTCAGCGACCCGCCAACAGATGCAGCAACGAACCGATTGGGGCGATCTGCTCGACGAACCGAAGGAAGCTACCCCATGA
- a CDS encoding HlyD family secretion protein, whose translation MTDSSQSADVNTTAPAADPAKKAVNWVVLLILLSLIWYLLADRYTPYTQQARVQAFVVPVAAEVSGRVTKVHVRNNKDVKAGELLFEVNPQQYQIAVDRARSDLETTRRQVGANTAGVDSKQASLRAAQANELKARQDIQRLERLYSEDPGTISLRRLEISRATLTESTSQVAAAKAEVQRARETQGGSEDENAQLLSAASNLEKAELDLSNTRIHARSAGLITDLRTDVGQFAAAGAPVMTLIAIHDVWVSADMTENNLGDVKPGTPVSIVLDSLPGQIFKGHVRSVGYGVDTGSTTPPGSLPTVENSRDWLRPAQRFPVIIEFDPGELTGPQGIRAGGQAEVMAFPSDNGPLNWLGRLFLRFMSWLSYAY comes from the coding sequence ATGACTGACAGCTCACAATCGGCCGACGTGAACACCACGGCGCCCGCTGCAGACCCGGCCAAAAAAGCGGTCAACTGGGTGGTGCTGCTGATCCTCCTGAGCCTGATCTGGTATCTGTTGGCCGATCGCTACACGCCCTATACGCAGCAGGCCCGGGTGCAGGCTTTTGTGGTGCCGGTGGCGGCGGAAGTGTCCGGCCGGGTGACCAAGGTGCACGTTCGCAACAATAAGGACGTCAAGGCCGGCGAATTGCTGTTTGAAGTCAATCCGCAGCAGTACCAGATCGCGGTTGATCGCGCCCGCTCCGACCTCGAGACGACTCGGCGGCAGGTAGGCGCCAACACCGCAGGCGTTGACTCCAAGCAAGCCTCCTTGCGCGCAGCCCAAGCCAACGAGCTCAAGGCTCGCCAGGACATCCAGCGGCTCGAACGCCTGTACAGCGAAGATCCTGGCACCATTTCCCTTCGTCGTCTGGAAATTTCCCGCGCCACATTGACAGAATCCACTAGCCAGGTCGCCGCCGCCAAGGCCGAAGTGCAACGCGCGCGAGAAACACAGGGTGGTAGCGAAGACGAAAACGCCCAGTTGCTCAGCGCCGCCAGCAACCTGGAGAAAGCCGAACTGGACCTGAGCAATACCAGGATCCACGCCCGCTCGGCCGGCTTGATCACAGATCTGCGTACTGATGTCGGCCAATTCGCCGCCGCTGGCGCCCCGGTGATGACCCTGATCGCGATCCACGATGTCTGGGTCAGCGCCGACATGACCGAAAACAACCTGGGCGACGTCAAGCCGGGCACACCGGTGTCGATCGTCCTCGACTCCCTGCCAGGGCAAATTTTCAAAGGCCATGTCCGCAGCGTCGGCTATGGCGTCGATACCGGCTCGACCACTCCGCCCGGTAGCCTGCCGACAGTGGAGAACAGCCGCGATTGGCTGCGCCCGGCCCAGCGGTTTCCGGTCATCATTGAATTCGACCCCGGTGAGTTGACCGGCCCGCAGGGCATCCGCGCCGGTGGCCAGGCAGAAGTCATGGCATTCCCGAGCGACAACGGTCCGTTGAATTGGCTGGGCCGCCTGTTCCTGCGATTCATGAGCTGGCTGTCCTATGCCTATTGA